Genomic segment of Calditerricola satsumensis:
CGGTCGGTCCGGGCGTCACCTCGCTCAAAGTGGGTGACCGGGTCGGGATTCCCTGGCTTTATTCTGCGTGTGGCGAATGCGAATACTGCTTGACCGGTCAGGAAACGTTGTGCCCGCACCAGCTGAACACCGGGTATTCGGTACACGGATGCTTTGCCGAATATTGCAAAGCCCCCGCTGCTTATGTCGTCAAAATCCCGGACAACCTTGGGTTCGAGCAAGCGGCGCCGATCTTTTGCGCGGGGGTAACGTCGTATAAAGCACTGAAAATTTGTGGGGCGAAACCGGGCGACTGGGTCGCCATCTACGGCATCGGCGGTCTGGGACACGTCGCCGTGCAATACGCGAAGGCCATGGGATACCATGTGGTCGCCGTCGACATTGTCGATGAAAAATTGGAGCTCTCGACCAAGCTGGGGGCAGACGCCACCATCAACGGCGCGAAAGTCGATCCGGCACAGGAGATTCAAGAACGATTCGGTGGCGTGCAAGCGGCGATCAGCGTGGCCGTTACCCGGAAGGCCTTTGATCAAGCGTACCGTTCCCTGAAACGCGGCGGTACCCTCGTGGTTGTCGGGTTGCCGAATGAAGAGCTGCCGCTCCCCATCTTCGACACGGTGTTAAACGGGGTGACGGTGAAAGGTTCAATCGTCGGAACAAGAAAAGATCTGCAGGAAGCCCTGGAATTCGCCGCCCAGGGGAAAGTGAAGGTGAACATCGAGACGCAGCCCCTCGAAAAGATCAATGAGGTCTTCGAGCGTTTGGAAAAGGGGCAAATCAACGGGCGTGTCGTGTTAACGTTGGCGTGAGTGGGCGACAAGGAGCCGTTCTTGTCCCCGAGACGACGAGGCCCCGGTCTCGCCGGTAGGCGAAACCGGTGGCCTTCTTCTATGGGTAGCCATGCCGCACCGGGCGCAACGGATCCCAAATGTGGTACAATAGGAGCCAGCATTTGCCCGTGCAGAAAGGGGATCCACCGTGAACGCCATCAGCCGCCTGGAACGCCTGCCGATCGGCCGTGTGCATTACCGCTACCTGTACCTCTTGGGGCTCGGATGGGCCCTCGACGCCATGGACGTGGGCCTGATCAGCTTCACCCTGCCGGCGATCAAGGCGGCCTTCAACCTCTCGTCGGCACAGATGGGGCTGTTGGGCAGCGCCGGCCTGGTGGGGATGTTCCTCGGAGCCGCCGTGGGCGGACGGCTGGCCGACCGGTACGGCCGGCGCGCCGTTGTCGCCTACAGCCTGCTCGTCGCCGGCGTCGGCAGCCTGCTCACCGCCCTGGCGCCGTCCTACGGGGCCCTGCTGTTCTTCCGCTTCCTCACGGGAATCGGTCTGGGAGCGGAGCTGCCCGTGGCGGCCAGCCTGATGGGCGAGCTCGTGCCCAGCACCTCCCGCGGGCGCTTTGTCGTGTGGCTGGAGGCCTTCTGGGCCGTCGGCTGGTTCCTGGCGGCGCTGGTCGGCTTCCTCCTCGTGCCCGAAGCGGGCTGGCGGTGGGCCTTCGTCATCGGAGCGATCCCGGCACTGTATGCAGCCTGGCTGCGCCTGGGCGCGCCGGAGTCGCCGCGCTGGCTGGCGGCGCGCGGGCGCGCCCGGGAGGCCGAGGCGCTGGTGGCCCGCATGGAAGCGGCCCTGCGCGGCGAGGGAAAAGAGCTCCCGGAACCGCAACCCGCGCCGGAGCCGACGCCGCGCCCCTACGGGGACCTGTTCCGTCCGCCGCTGGTGCGCCGCACCCTGTTCATCGCCCTGGCGTGGCTGACCCTCAACGCCGGCTACTACGGCGCCTTCATCTGGCTGCCGTCGCTCCTCGTCGAGCAGGGCTACTCCCTGGTGCGATCCTTGGCATTCGTGCTGATCATGACCGCGGCGCAGCTCCCCGGCTACCTGACCGCCGCGTGGCTTGTCGAGCGATGGGGCCGTCGACCGGTGCTGGTCAGCTTCCTTCTCCTCTCCGCCCTGGCGGCCCTGCTCTTTGCCCGCTCCGATACAGCGGCGGAGCTGCTCGTCTTTGGCGCGTCCCTGTCCTTCTTCAACCTCGGGGCATGGGGCGCCATCTACGCCTACACGCCGGAACTGTTCCCCACCGCGCTGCGGACGAGCGGCGCCGGCTTGGCCGGCGCGGCGGGCCGCCTCGGCGGCATGGCCGCGCCGTACCTCACCGGAGCCCTGCTCCCGGCGCTGGGGGCGGGCGGCGTGCTGCTGGCCCACGGCGTGCTCCTCGCCGCGGCGGGCGCCTTCGCCTTCCTTGTCGGCGCGGAGACGCGGGGCCGCGCCCTGGAGTGACCATGACGCCAGTCGTGGAAATCGACGACGCGATCGGATCACACCTTTCACCAAAAAGGAGGGCAACCATGCGCAGGATTCTCTCGGGCATCCAACCGAGCGGACGGCTCACCATCGGCAACTACCTCGGGGCCATCAAGCAGTTTGTCGCTTTGCAACACGAGGCCGAGTGCTTCTTCATGATTGCCGACTACCACGCCCTCACCGTGCCGCAGGAACCGGAGGCGCTGCGGCAGCAGACGCTCCAGGTGGCGGCAATGTACTACGCCGCCGGGATCGACCCGCAAAAGGCGACGGTCTTTGTGCAGTCCCACGTCCCCGCCCACACGGAGCTCGGCTGGGTGATGCAGTGCCTGGCCCACTTCGGCGAGCTGGGCCGGATGACGCAGTTCAAGGACAAGTCGGCCGGCAAGGAGTCCGTCTCGGCGGGCCTGTTCACCTATCCCACGCTGCAGGCGGCCGACATCCTCCTCTACCAGGCGACGCACGTGCCCGTCGGCGAGGACCAGAAGCAGCACCTGGAACTGACGCGCGACCTAGCCGAACGGTTCAACAAGCGCTTCGGCGAAACCTTTGTCCTGCCCGAGCCGCTCATCCAGAAGGTTGGCGGGCGGATCATGTCCCTCGACGACCCGA
This window contains:
- the adhP gene encoding alcohol dehydrogenase AdhP, translated to MKAAVLKGFKEKLEIQEMPTPEIGYGEVLVRIKACGVCHSDLHLARSDWSLKPKLPAILGHEGVGVVEAVGPGVTSLKVGDRVGIPWLYSACGECEYCLTGQETLCPHQLNTGYSVHGCFAEYCKAPAAYVVKIPDNLGFEQAAPIFCAGVTSYKALKICGAKPGDWVAIYGIGGLGHVAVQYAKAMGYHVVAVDIVDEKLELSTKLGADATINGAKVDPAQEIQERFGGVQAAISVAVTRKAFDQAYRSLKRGGTLVVVGLPNEELPLPIFDTVLNGVTVKGSIVGTRKDLQEALEFAAQGKVKVNIETQPLEKINEVFERLEKGQINGRVVLTLA
- a CDS encoding MFS transporter; translated protein: MNAISRLERLPIGRVHYRYLYLLGLGWALDAMDVGLISFTLPAIKAAFNLSSAQMGLLGSAGLVGMFLGAAVGGRLADRYGRRAVVAYSLLVAGVGSLLTALAPSYGALLFFRFLTGIGLGAELPVAASLMGELVPSTSRGRFVVWLEAFWAVGWFLAALVGFLLVPEAGWRWAFVIGAIPALYAAWLRLGAPESPRWLAARGRAREAEALVARMEAALRGEGKELPEPQPAPEPTPRPYGDLFRPPLVRRTLFIALAWLTLNAGYYGAFIWLPSLLVEQGYSLVRSLAFVLIMTAAQLPGYLTAAWLVERWGRRPVLVSFLLLSALAALLFARSDTAAELLVFGASLSFFNLGAWGAIYAYTPELFPTALRTSGAGLAGAAGRLGGMAAPYLTGALLPALGAGGVLLAHGVLLAAAGAFAFLVGAETRGRALE
- the trpS gene encoding tryptophan--tRNA ligase, with translation MRRILSGIQPSGRLTIGNYLGAIKQFVALQHEAECFFMIADYHALTVPQEPEALRQQTLQVAAMYYAAGIDPQKATVFVQSHVPAHTELGWVMQCLAHFGELGRMTQFKDKSAGKESVSAGLFTYPTLQAADILLYQATHVPVGEDQKQHLELTRDLAERFNKRFGETFVLPEPLIQKVGGRIMSLDDPTKKMSKSNPNPNSYISLLDEPDVIRKKIKRAVTDSETEVRYDPEKKAAISNLMTIYALCSGLSLEAIEERYRGKGYGVFKADLAEVVVETLTPIQERYRELVESAALREHLAEGAERAAQVANRTLEAVREKIGLLPRGR